From one Humulus lupulus chromosome 8, drHumLupu1.1, whole genome shotgun sequence genomic stretch:
- the LOC133796411 gene encoding zinc finger BED domain-containing protein DAYSLEEPER-like has product MDALLVPTDNNELLSSDILPNKRRRKKSIVWEHFTVKKVDAGHIRAYCKQCEKSFAYITGSKLAGTSHLKRHIALGICPVSRQKNQLITGTPGSRTAVADPPKRRYRTTPVFPTFIFDQNRCSHEIAKMIVLHEYPLHIVEQTAFVEFIRTLQPQFKMPSFNTVQGDCVAMYLTEKQSLLNLVNGIPGRVSLALDLWVSNQDLGYVFVTGHFIDGDWNLHRRILNVIMVPSPDSAESFSQAIVSCLSDWHLEGRLFTLTLDQSFVNETAFDNLRGFLSVKNHILLNGQLLVGNCFARVLSNVAQDALGTMREIICKIRENVKYVKTSETHEEKFLELKQQLQVPSMKDLVIDDQTKWNTTYHMLVAACELQEVFACLDTSDPDYKITPSMDEWRQVEALCMYLKYLFDAANILTAPTYPTANVFFPEASKIQMDLIQASMSDDPFISYLTRPLHEKFDKYWSNCCLVLAVAVVMDPRFKMKLVEFTFSKIYGENAETWIRIVDDGIHELFIEYMTQMLALPEVMMEEGDDGMIKSEAPHDICHDHEGPFISTGDGLSDFEIYISEITSSQQMKSELDQYLEESLLPRVQEFDVLSWWNQNRSKYPTLSRMASDILSIPVSTVAPECVFDIEIKKMDNYRSSLHPVTVEALICAKDWLQYGSSTQTPSPSFEVTNAIVKMEF; this is encoded by the coding sequence ATGGATGCCCTTTTAGTGCCAACCGATAACAATGAGCTTCTTAGTTCTGATATACTGCCTAATAAGCGGAGAAGGAAGAAGTCTATTGTCTGGGAACACTTCACAGTTAAAAAAGTTGATGCTGGACACATTAGGGCCTATTGTAAGCAGTGCGAAAAGTCTTTTGCTTACATTACTGGCTCAAAGCTGGCAGGAACCAGCCACCTTAAACGACATATTGCCTTGGGGATCTGCCCAGTAAGCCGTCAGAAAAATCAACTTATTACTGGTACACCTGGCTCAAGAACTGCTGTTGCTGACCCCCCAAAGAGACGTTACAGGACAACTCCTGTATTTCCAACCTTCATTTTTGACCAAAACCGCTGTAGTCATGAGATTGCCAAGATGATAGTTCTGCATGAATATCCACTTCATATTGTAGAACAAActgcttttgttgaattcatTCGGACTCTTCAACCCCAGTTTAAAATGCCAAGTTTCAATACTGTTCAAGGTGATTGTGTGGCAATGTACCTGACAGAGAAGCAAAGCCTTTTAAATCTTGTGAATGGAATCCCTGGAAGAGTCAGCCTTGCTTTGGACTTGTGGGTTTCAAATCAAGATCTGGGGTATGTTTTTGTGACAGGCCACTTCATTGATGGTGACTGGAATTTACACCGCCGCATTCTAAATGTTATAATGGTACCATCTCCTGATTCGGCTGAGTCTTTTAGTCAAGCTATTGTGTCTTGCCTGTCTGATTGGCATTTAGAAGGTCGGTTGTTTACCTTGACACTTGACCAATCCTTTGTGAATGAGACTGCATTTGATAATCTAAGAGGCTTTCTTTCTGTCAAGAACCACATCCTGCTCAACGGTCAATTATTGGTTGGAAATTGCTTTGCTCGCGTTCTTAGTAATGTTGCCCAAGATGCTTTGGGGACAATGAGAGAAATTATTTGTAAAATACGTGAAAATGTAAAGTATGTCAAAACTTCAGAAACTCATGAAGAGAAGTTTTTAGAGCTGAAGCAACAACTCCAAGTTCCTAGCATGAAGGATCTTGTAATTGATGACCAAACTAAATGGAACACAACATATCATATGCTGGTGGCAGCTTGTGAATTACAAGAAGTCTTTGCGTGCTTGGATACCTCGGACCCTGACTACAAGATAACTCCTTCAATGGATGAATGGAGACAGGTAGAAGCTCTTTGCATGTATTTGAAATATTTGTTTGATGCAGCCAATATTTTAACTGCCCCAACATACCCTACTGCAAATGTCTTTTTCCCTGAAGCCTCGAAAATTCAGATGGATTTGATTCAAGCTTCCATGAGTGATGATCCTTTTATCAGCTACTTGACCAGACCTTTACATGAAAAGTTTGATAAATATTGGAGTAATTGTTGCCTGGTTTTAGCAGTTGCTGTGGTTATGGATCCGAGGTTTAAAATGAAGCTCGTGGAGTTTACGTTCTCCAAGATTTATGGTGAGAATGCTGAGACATGGATAAGGATTGTTGATGATGGCATCCATGAACTTTTTATTGAATACATGACACAAATGTTAGCTCTACCAGAAGTGATGATGGAAGAAGGAGACGATGGCATGATCAAATCAGAGGCCCCTCATGATATTTGTCATGATCATGAAGGTCCTTTTATATCTACTGGGGATGGGCTTTCGGATTTTGAAATATATATCTCTGAGATTACAAGTAGCCAGCAAATGAAGTCAGAATTAGATCAGTATTTGGAAGAGTCTCTTCTACCTCGGGTCCAGGAGTTCGATGTTCTGAGTTGGTGGAATCAGAACAGGTCAAAATACCCTACTCTATCTAGGATGGCCTCTGATATTTTGTCAATACCTGTATCTACTGTTGCTCCCGAATGTGTGTTTGACATTGAAATAAAGAAAATGGACAACTACCGGAGTTCATTGCATCCAGTGACTGTTGAAGCTCTTATTTGTGCCAAGGATTGGCTCCAATATGGATCATCAACACAAACACCCTCACCATCTTTTGAGGTTACCAATGCAATTGTGAAAATGGAATTTTAG
- the LOC133796412 gene encoding putative pentatricopeptide repeat-containing protein At3g15930, whose translation MISMASQAATHLPSLENLPVPVINLLENCKSIEQLRQIHAQTIKLGITSLPLVQNKIIASSCAQQNDNMVYARQVFDGIPEPSVFVWNTMIKGYSRMHCPRDGVTMYVAMLGRNCKPNHYTFPFLFKGFTRDTALVCGKELHGHVLKFGLDSNIYVQNALVNMYSSSGLVDMAREVFDSSFERDAVTWNAMISGYNRVKKFDESMKLFKEMVRKGVLPTSVTFSLVLSACSKFKDLETGKQVHRYLKESGIVPNLVLENALMDMYASCGEMSTSLEIFESMKTRDVISWTTIVTGFANSGQLDSARKYFDGMTERDYVSWTAIIDGYLRVNQFKEALELFREMQTSKIRPDEFTVVSILTACAHLGAFELGEWIKTYIDKNKIKKDTFVGNALIDMYFKCGNVEKALMVFNELPQRDKFTWTAVIVGLAVNGHGEEALDMFSQMLKSSVKPDEVTCIGVLCACTHTGMVDKGRKFFASMIPQHGIQPNVAHYGCMVDLLGRAGHLKEAYETILNMPMKPNSIVWGALLGACRVHKDTKLAEIAAKKILELDPENSAVYVLLCNIYATCNKWERLREIREMMSSRGIKKTPGCSLIEMNGTVHEFVAGDLSHPQSEKIYSHLEKITTDLKTVGYSPDTSEVFLDMGEEEKESAVNRHSEKLAIAFGLISSKPGVTIRVVKNLRMCVDCHGMAKLVSEVYNREVVVRDRTRFHHFRHGSCSCKDYW comes from the coding sequence ATGATCTCCATGGCATCCCAAGCTGCAACCCACTTACCCTCTTTGGAGAACCTACCAGTACCAGTTATCAACCTCTTAGAGAATTGCAAGTCCATTGAACAACTCAGACAAATCCACGCCCAAACAATCAAATTGGGGATTACGTCACTTCCCCTTGTACAGAATAAGATTATCGCATCCTCTTGTGCTCAACAAAACGACAACATGGTGTATGCGCGTCAAGTGTTCGACGGAATTCCTGAACCAAGTGTCTTCGTTTGGAACACCATGATCAAAGGCTATTCTAGGATGCATTGTCCGCGAGACGGGGTGACCATGTATGTAGCTATGCTAGGAAGGAATTGCAAGCCTAACCATTATACTTTTCCGTTTTTGTTCAAGGGATTTACTCGTGATACTGCATTGGTTTGTGGGAAAGAGTTGCATGGTCATGTGCTTAAATTTGGGCTTGATTCGAATATTTATGTTCAAAATGCTTTGGTGAATATGTACTCTTCGAGTGGCCTTGTTGATATGGCTCGCGAGGTTTTTGACTCGAGTTTTGAGAGGGATGCTGTGACTTGGAATGCAATGATATCTGGGTACAATAGAGTAAAAAAATTTGATGAATCAATGAAGCTTTTCAAAGAAATGGTGAGAAAAGGAGTGTTGCCCACTTCTGTTACCTTTTCTTTGGTGCTTTCAGCTTGCTCCAAATTTAAAGATTTAGAAACTGGAAAGCAGGTTCATAGATATCTCAAAGAGAGCGGTATTGTGCCTAATTTAGTTTTGGAAAACGCTTTGATGGATATGTATGCATCTTGTGGAGAAATGAGTACCTCACTTGAGATTTTTGAGAGCATGAAGACTAGAGATGTAATTTCTTGGACTACCATTGTCACAGGGTTTGCAAATTCAGGACAACTTGATTCAGCTCGGAAGTACTTTGATGGCATGACTGAAAGAGATTATGTCTCTTGGACGGCCATAATTGATGGATACTTACGAGTGAACCAGTTCAAAGAGGCATTGGAACTTTTTCGTGAGATGCAGACTTCAAAGATAAGACCAGACGAATTCACGGTAGTTAGCATCCTAACAGCTTGTGCTCATCTAGGTGCGTTTGAACTAGGAGAATGGATTAAAACTTATATAGACAAAAACAAGATCAAGAAAGATACCTTTGTTGGAAATGCACTAATAGACATGTACTTTAAGTGTGGCAATGTGGAGAAAGCACTCATGGTTTTTAATGAATTGCCTCAAAGAGACAAATTTACATGGACTGCTGTGATTGTTGGCCTAGCTGTCAACGGACATGGTGAGGAAGCTCTTGATATGTTCTCTCAGATGCTGAAATCTTCAGTTAAACCAGATGAGGTAACATGCATTGGCGTTCTCTGCGCCTGTACTCATACTGGCATGGTAGATAAAGGAAGAAAGTTTTTTGCTAGTATGATCCCTCAACATGGAATTCAGCCAAATGTGGCACATTATGGATGTATGGTGGATCTTCTTGGCCGAGCAGGGCATCTAAAAGAAGCATATGAAACAATACTTAATATGCCGATGAAACCAAATTCGATTGTCTGGGGAGCTCTTCTTGGTGCTTGTAGAGTTCATAAAGACACAAAACTGGCTGAAATAGCGGCTAAAAAGATTCTCGAATTGGACCCTGAAAACAGTGCTGTTTACGTTCTCTTGTGCAATATATATGCAACTTGCAATAAATGGGAGCGTTTGCGTGAGATAAGAGAAATGATGAGCAGTAGAGGAATCAAGAAGACCCCAGGATGCAGTTTGATAGAGATGAATGGTACGGTTCATGAATTTGTAGCTGGAGACCTGTCACATCCTCAATCTGaaaaaatatattcacacttgGAAAAAATTACAACAGATTTAAAAACTGTTGGGTATTCACCTGATACATCAGAGGTATTTCTGGATATGGGAGAAGAGGAGAAAGAGAGTGCAGTCAACCGCCATAGTGAGAAGTTGGCTATTGCATTTGGTCTTATTAGTTCTAAGCCAGGGGTGACAATTAGAGTTGTGAAGAACCTAAGAATGTGTGTGGATTGTCATGGAATGGCAAAGTTGGTATCTGAGGTATACAATAGAGAAGTAGTTGTTAGAGACCGAACCCGGTTCCACCATTTCAGGCACGGGTCATGTTCATGTAAAGATTATTGGTAG
- the LOC133796414 gene encoding uncharacterized protein LOC133796414 has translation MKFKAFLTENGVILLAKRFLPALDKMGKICHLYLTRDHAIFLHNLLNGDGIQSIAQFRKEALFDDYRISSQNEDRIAFSVDVSLLHRALRSSVSICTEFGTGPTANRLQIKLVKKLPVNSTQPMPFLTFETKGFKSAVIQDVPISKPLSRAQLLELQTALDMAQDLPQTLVQVPDMNQLQSFVDRMKHLGELLNVSITKYGDLHVQISTTLITLGAEFRKLFVIGVQAEAPAEDRNLSAQTRSSRAILRGDGQSVQVSVKHFAKSLCYHMAKPDCAFYGIAPQGACLTVIFQFFIPGSRQMDKSISLHCRLPVLDPGTT, from the coding sequence ATGAAGTTCAAAGCGTTTCTCACTGAGAATGGTGTTATCCTTCTGGCAAAGAGGTTTTTACCAGCTCTTGACAAGATGGGGAAGATTTGCCATCTCTACCTTACCAGAGACCACGCTATATTCCTCCACAATCTTCTCAATGGCGACGGAATCCAATCCATCGCCCAATTCCGCAAAGAAGCCCTCTTCGACGACTACCGAATCTCCAGCCAGAACGAGGACCGAATCGCCTTTTCCGTCGACGTTTCACTCCTCCACCGAGCTCTTCGTAGTAGCGTCAGTATCTGTACAGAGTTCGGAACTGGTCCCACGGCGAATCGCCTCCAGATTAAACTGGTGAAGAAGCTACCTGTAAATTCGACCCAGCCAATGCCTTTCCTCACCTTCGAAACCAAGGGATTCAAATCGGCAGTGATCCAAGATGTTCCGATCTCGAAACCTTTGTCCAGAGCTCAACTTCTCGAGCTTCAAACAGCTCTCGACATGGCTCAGGATTTGCCTCAGACTCTTGTTCAGGTTCCTGATATGAATCAGTTGCAGAGTTTCGTGGATCGAATGAAGCACTTGGGGGAATTGCTTAATGTCTCCATCACCAAATATGGTGATTTACACGTACAGATTTCGACGACTCTGATCACGCTGGGCGCTGAGTTCAGGAAATTGTTTGTCATAGGAGTTCAGGCAGAGGCTCCAGCTGAGGATCGAAATTTGAGTGCCCAAACTCGATCCTCTAGGGCCATATTAAGAGGGGACGGTCAGTCTGTGCAAGTTAGTGTGAAGCATTTTGCTAAAAGCCTGTGCTACCACATGGCTAAGCCAGATTGTGCTTTCTATGGTATTGCTCCTCAAGGTGCTTGCTTGACGGTGATCTTCCAGTTCTTTATTCCTGGTTCGCGTCAAATGGACAAGTCAATCAGCTTACATTGCAGACTTCCTGTACTTGACCCAGGTACCACTTGA
- the LOC133796416 gene encoding protein FAR1-RELATED SEQUENCE 6-like, with product MDEVSLNTEPVGDDDGDELEIEGDCGMTEYVSQGGISEGENPLPPSVGMEFDSYEDVYYFYNCYAKEQGFGVRVSNTWYRKSKERYRGKLSCSSAGFKKKSDANRPRPETRTGCPAMIKFRLMDTKRWRIIEVELEHNHLISPASGKFYKSHKNIGVGTKRVLQLDGPEETQKIKQFRTVIVDAEVNGSIDVDEEESGRSIDHSNQLKLEAGDSQAVQNFFCRSQLVDPNFFYVVDLNEKGCLRNLFWANARTRVTYSYFGDVVCIDTACLTNKYEVPLVSFIGVNHHGQSVLLGCGLLAGETIESYTWLFRAWLTCMSGRPPQVIISDQNDTLQTAVADVFPRATQCLCLSRIMQKVPEKLGSFFEYDAINAALNRAVYYSQRPEEFEAAWEDMIQLHGIRDQKWLQSLYEDRKRWVPAFFKDVFLAGMFPIQPNEVVSSFFEEHLDRNTPLKQFLDKYDLALQKHYQLEALADLDSKSPTSKTRYSFEMQLSRLYTNGILRKFEREVEGMYSCFCSRQSNSDGPIMTYVVKEQIEVDGNVREARDYEVLFNPPEMEVICVCGMFNFKGYLCRHALWVLSQNGMEEIPVQYIVSRWRKDVKRKYVISSICSDSGIDVNNPIHRYDHLYKCIVQVVEEGRKSQERYKVSVQALEEILNKLRLTEEDHLV from the coding sequence ATGGACGAAGTTTCTCTCAACACCGAGCCAGTAGGCGATGACGATGGAGATGAGTTGGAGATCGAGGGAGATTGTGGCATGACTGAATATGTCAGTCAAGGTGGCATAAGTGAAGGGGAAAATCCCTTGCCTCCTTCAGTTGGAATGGAGTTCGATTCTTATGAGGATGTATATTACTTTTATAATTGTTATGCCAAAGAACAAGGATTTGGTGTTAGGGTAAGTAATACATGGTATAGAAAGAGTAAAGAAAGATACAGAGGAAAACTTAGTTGCAGCAGTGCAGGTTTCAAAAAGAAAAGTGATGCAAACCGCCCAAGACCAGAAACAAGAACTGGTTGCCCAGCAATGATAAAGTTCAGACTAATGGACACCAAAAGATGGAGAATTATTGAAGTGGAACTAGAGCATAACCACCTGATTAGCCCTGCTAGTGGAAAATTCTACAAATCCCACAAAAACATAGGCGTTGGAACCAAAAGAGTGTTGCAATTGGATGGTCCTGAAGAAACTCAGAAAATTAAGCAATTCAGAACTGTGATAGTTGATGCTGAGGTGAATGGAAGCATAGATGTTGATGAAGAAGAATCTGGTAGGAGTATTGACCACTCCAATCAGTTGAAGCTTGAAGCAGGTGATTCGCAAGCAGTTCAAAATTTCTTTTGTCGCTCCCAGTTGGTAGATCCAAATTTCTTTTATGTTGTGGATCTCAATGAGAAAGGATGCTTGAGGAACTTGTTTTGGGCCAATGCAAGAACTAGAGTCACATACAGTTATTTTGGTGATGTAGTGTGCATTGACACTGCATGCTTGACAAATAAATATGAAGTTCCTCTGGTTTCATTTATTGGAGTAAATCACCATGGGCAATCTGTTCTGTTAGGTTGTGGTTTACTTGCAGGTGAAACAATTGAATCATACACATGGTTGTTCAGGGCGTGGCTTACATGTATGTCAGGACGCCCTCCACAAGTCATCATTTCCGATCAAAACGACACATTGCAAACTGCTGTTGCAGATGTTTTCCCAAGAGCTACTCAATGCCTTTGTCTATCAAGAATAATGCAAAAGGTACCAGAGAAATTGGGAAGCTTTTTTGAGTACGATGCCATTAATGCAGCATTGAATAGAGCAGTATACTACTCTCAGAGGCCTGAGGAATTCGAAGCAGCGTGGGAGGACATGATCCAGCTTCATGGAATTAGAGATCAGAAATGGCTTCAATCATTATATGAAGACAGGAAACGCTGGGTTCCTGCATTTTTTAAGGATGTATTTTTGGCAGGTATGTTTCCAATACAACCAAATGAGGTTGTCTCATCATTTTTCGAAGAACATCTGGACAGAAATACTCCCTTAAAACAGTTCTTAGATAAATATGATCTAGCTCTGCAGAAGCACTATCAGCTTGAAGCATTGGCAGATTTGGATTCAAAGAGCCCAACTTCAAAGACAAGATATTCTTTCGAGATGCAGCTCTCAAGATTGTACACGAACGGCATACTACGAAAGTTTGAAAGGGAAGTGGAGGGAATGTATTCATGTTTTTGCTCAAGACAGTCAAACTCGGATGGACCAATCATGACATATGTAGTAAAGGAACAAATTGAAGTAGATGGAAATGTGAGGGAAGCAAGAGATTATGAGGTTCTGTTTAATCCACCGGAGATGGAGGTCATATGCGTCTGTGGCATGTTTAACTTCAAAGGGTATTTATGCAGGCACGCGCTTTGGGTCCTCAGCCAAAATGGCATGGAGGAGATTCCGGTGCAGTACATAGTTTCGCGGTGGAGAAAGGATGTGAAGCGGAAGTATGTTATTAGTAGCATCTGCAGTGACAGTGGCATTGATGTTAATAATCCAATTCACAGATACGATCATCTGTACAAATGCATTGTTCAAGTTGTGGAGGAAGGCAGAAAATCACAAGAGCGGTACAAAGTTTCCGTTCAGGCGTTGGAGGAGATTTTGAACAAGCTTCGTCTTACCGAAGAAGATCATCTGGTGTAA